Proteins found in one Lycium ferocissimum isolate CSIRO_LF1 chromosome 6, AGI_CSIRO_Lferr_CH_V1, whole genome shotgun sequence genomic segment:
- the LOC132061411 gene encoding uncharacterized protein LOC132061411 — MVDSWSTNTQAEAMAILKALKYLNENQLDKVVIETDSLLLKNIIQRVWEVPWQILTTMEEIWKLMEGKIVVVKHIFREGNKVANHLANLALDKGDLIATNFREMDSQGRKLVNNDKLEIPYLRIRKSSRP, encoded by the coding sequence ATGGTGGATTCATGGAGTACAAATACTCAAGCAGAGGCTATGGCTATTCTTAAAGCTCTTAAGTACTTAAATGAAAACCAGTTGGATAAAGTTGTGATAGAAACAGATTCCCTACTGTTAAAGAATATAATTCAGAGAGTTTGGGAAGTACCTTGGCAGATTCTAACCACAATGGAGGAGATTTGGAAGCTCATGGAAGGAAAAATTGTGGTAGTGAAGCATATTTTTAGAGAAGGAAACAAGGTAGCTAATCATTTAGCTAATCTTGCTTTGGATAAAGGAGATTTGATAGCCACCAATTTCAGGGAGATGGATTCTCAAGGTAGAAAATTGGTGAACAATGATAAATTGGAAATACCATATCTAAGAATTAGGAAGAGTAGCAGACCATGA